Below is a window of Camelina sativa cultivar DH55 chromosome 11, Cs, whole genome shotgun sequence DNA.
aattgttgttcttgtgGAGCATTCACTAGCACACCGCTGAGACAGGTCTCATTAATAACAGCCTGAGAAGCTTCTTTCAAAAGCTTCAACAGAGGGAATCTTTCAGCATCATAGTCATAAAGAAACTGGTTAATGGTGATTCTAAGATTATCATTAATCACCTCCTGCATCAAATCTTCCCATAAATGCCTAGTAGAGCAAGTCCATTCCTGGATCTTCGCAAAACCAATTCTGTCCCGTATGTCATACCAAAGTTGCTTTATGGAAACTGGGAGATAATTATCTTTCTTGTATCTCTCaatcaaatcaagaaacagCCATCTCCCACGACACTCCCACATCTCTGTACCCTCACTCCAATCTTGAGTAACACGTAGAGATTGAAGATCAGCATCCAATTCATCACCCAAATCAGGGAAAAACACTCTCCTCCTCTCAGAACCATTGTCGTGGTCGAAAAGGACACCTTCCCACCAAGCTTCACTGAAAAATACATCGACGCAGAGCCCATAGGCAAGCTTCGATTTATCAACTTCCAGTTTCGGAGGCACGGGTCTTAAACGTCCACGGAAAGTATCAGAAACGTCAGTACAATCAGATTCCAACCCTTCTACCACATCCGAAACATCAATAGTTTCCACAAGATAATCAGTACCATCATCAGATAGAATGTTATCATATCTGATACAACGTCGACGTCGCCTTTTGGCTGCAATGACAGTTCCTAAATACCAAGAACCGAGAAACCCTTCCTCAAGACTTCTTACCTAAACATGCCAAACAATTAGAAGCCAAAGCAACATCAACATACAACATTAAACAATTATAGATGGGATAATAAACCTTTACCAAAAACAGATGTGTTAAATAATAAACTCCTCCAAAGCAAGATATACGTTTGCATCAAACATTGAAACTAGAGAAACTTCTAAAAGCTcaataaaaagcataaaaagcTATCTAGAGAcgcaaagaaaaaatatcagaaCCAAAAGGGATTTCTAATGTAGAAACAGAGAATGCAGCTTTCACAAAAGTGGAATCCACTAATTAGGCTCCTAGTCCTAGatcaacaaaatccaaaacGTGAAAGTATACTGCAAAACTTTCCAATTCATCAAAGTTAACTACACCAAAACTGATATAAGGTTGCATTAAGAACggaaaccacaaaaaaaaaaaatcatttttaagtTAACTTCTCAGAAAGCTACGCAGAACCAaaatagagaaacaaacaaTGTAGCTTTCACAAAAGTCGAATCCACCAACTAGGttccacaatcaaaccaaaaaccttGAAAGAAGAGCACAAATTTCACATCTGAAAACAAAAGGGTGATTAAAAAATCACCGAAATtggaaaactcaaaaacccTATAATAAACCCTACAAATCAAAAGACCCATGTTGGAAACGAANNNNNNNNNNNNNNNGGGgggggaaacaaaaaaaggcaATGGCTTTAGAACATACCTCTATTTTTTCACCGACGAGAAGCTTTTTCCGGCGGAGATTTCGTCCACCGGTGCTTTTCCAGCCGAAAATCGGCTCTTCTTCCTCCGGCGCTGGCATTGAAAGGCTTTCGAGTGAGAGAAAttgaggagaaaacaaaaacgcaGTCTTGAGAGAGAGACTTCCGAGAGGGTTGAAGAGAAGATTTGATGGGTAAAAGATGAGGTTTTGCAGCTACTTTGTGTGAGAGTAGCAGCTTTCTCCCCAAGTAACGCTGTTCCCTATGtacttattattaattagtCTAATCTCCAATTAAATACATTGGGATTAAATAACCCatctaattaaaatattatggacattgattttgttttcgttgttttcttttgataaacGAAGGAATGGAAATTTCAATTTTGGTAAAATTAAGTGGTGCATAcctgattaattttttttttctatgggtaaaaaaaaaaactgtctgCTTATTAAAAAAGACCCCAAAATTACCATTTCTTCTCTCAGCTCCTTTAAGTCAATTCAAGTTGGTTTATCACTCTTCCCACACaagttttttctaaaatataaccctttgtatattttttatgatttgagttGACATGTTTTTCCAGTAtaggaaatattttaaaatgttatttaaacTGAACAAAGATattcaattataattatattggtTATTCAACAAATACTTAATATATTTActtaacataataatataaattagattaaatgttttgtgtgcttttgtaaaataacataaaatagtAAATAGgtataaaagtaattataagtgaagagagaaaaagtagTTTGACACTCTGGCTATTTACTTCATTCTTTTCAATCTATGGCTATCTACTATAAATTCTCTATTTTTATAGTTTCTTAATTGGTTTCTTgcaattttggtttttctacTCGGTCCAGTTTTACCTAATtacaaatgtaaatattttaattcaagaagtttttatatgaaaaacaaaatttatatcaaatataaatacaacaacaacttaCTCAGAACGTTTATATTTGTATGAACCGATTACATTGATTGTTTGGAAGTCAATTATAGAAGTATAGATCTGATTTCCATAGTGTAATTATTCATATTGATGGAGTTTGGAGTAGGGTTGGGCACAAGACGTACCCTTGAATTATTCTCATACCCTTTACTCGTATTAGATTCTTAAATAACGATTATCCGAAAAAACGGGTATCCGATAAAAATAGTTAACCTTTTAAATATCTGACCTTTTATTTTTACCCGGaaaaataaatatccaataaaaaaaagtgtcaataatcgcaataataatttcatattccaaaatccgaaaaaggaaaaattcataTATGTATGCAACATATAggtccaaaaaataaaaaattacaaactttaaaaataaaaatataaaatattaattcaattgGACGTCGTATTTATCATTTCAATTGGACTAAGTTGAATTTAGGCTTTAACTttaactctataatatatttataaattaataatgaataataataatacaaaatattaaaagaatttACGGGTCGAGTAACAAAATAGGTAAAGGGACGAGTAATGGGATGgatattgaaaactaaactagtACCTTTActcatggataatataattataatattatttacttaacCCTAAAGCAGCGGGTAGCCTTTTTTCGGAACAGGTAGGAGGTGAGTAACACGTCGAATACAGGTAATAGGTATTAGTGCCAACGAGTATTAGTGCCCAGCTCAGTTTGGAGTATAGATCTTACGTGgtgcatatataatatttgtcgTAGTGATGGAGCTACCGCTGAATCTTCAAGCTACTGTCTTTCCAGTTTCCAATAATAAGATCAACTCTTAAAAAAGAGTAGATATGACtcctttcaagtttcaactatATCTCGACTCCATCGTTTTTAAATTTCTTGCCGCATAAAATGGTCTTTGCGACCATATGCTGAACAAGGTCAACCTTAGGGTCTCATCTAAAATAATCCTAACGTGGAATTCTTATGTCGAGATGGAGTCATATCGACAAGATACGGGAGATATCtgagtatatgtatatatttttcgtATATTTGTGTGGGTAAGCAAAACGACATCGTTACAAAACGAAAAGACGTACTAACGGGCCAAACTTAGGTCTTAATTAATGGGCCTTCAGACATGTCATTATCCTCGTATAGACGTATCAGTGTCGTTTTATGTGATCTTTTTGGCCCAGAAGAGGTGCTTGGCCGCTAGTAGTagtcggagagagagagaatgcaGTGGATCGAGGACCATAAAAGTCAAGATGGTCTGTCCAACAAAGTTCTGCCATTTGGGggggttttgttttgtcgtcAGCGACGTCGGCTAATAAAATAGCAATGGTTAGTCGCTTTCAGTAGGTACCCACATGCTTTCTTATTCCATTTCGTCAGAATTCATGGATTCTCTCATGGGTCCATTTCTTCATAATCGCTAATGGTACACTTAGACttttctgcttctttttttttttgtttttaaaaaactgaatCATTCCCTTAATAATATATCACAcacatttttcatattattggtCCTTTGAGTGacttataataaaattataatattgataCTCATTGGAAAACCAACAGAACAGTGTTTATGTTATCCGTCGCATCAAGTGAAATAAACCGATTTAATGTTGAATTTTTAATAGAAACAGATCTATATAAtccgttttaaaattttgagaaaaaagcTCCGAAAGTATTAATGAAAAGTTAGGATCTAAATAATTCCATACGATTTTTTGCATAACTCTATGACTGTATATTGGAAGGCAATAATACgaaaaatattagtaataaataattaaaagggAATGTGAAAGGGCCAGTGGAGCAGCTTCGTTAATGCCGCTTGCAAAAAGCATTGATGATGATGGGTTCGGTTGCATGCATTTGCATTTGGTCTGGTTGCAATACAAAAAACAGTAGTCGTTTAATACTTTTATATTTGGACTAAACTATagtactatttaaaaaaaaaatacattaaagaAATATCGTACAAATAGTGTCATGGATCACGTACCACTAATCTTATATAATCAGACCAATTAAATAAATTCTACAAAGCATATAGCGACcgaaaatacaaaaagtttGGTCAGGTTTGTTTGAATTCTTTCCATTACCGAAATTAAAAACACATTATTCTAGTCTTTTAGGATATTTTGTTTTACCTAATCGTCTTTTTGTTGGAATTGTCGACAGAAATAATTTTGAACGTAAAGgtcaatttctcaactttatTACTATTAAGTCTATTATTGATAATTATCAATTATCCCAATTAtctaaaaaatctttttattgaTAATCTTTTATGAATAACTCAAAATCAGGTTATGACAAAAAGAGTTGCTATCAACCGAGACGGTTCCGATTCtgtgtgtttttgtgtatgttggatttatttattaattattattccGGAGCGGGTGATAAACCAATAAAAAGGAGGGTTATAAAGATAAAAAGTCACAGGCAGTGGTATTATCTTTAACTCTCGTTGAGaatggtagaagaagaaaagaaaaagtaagtaGCTCATTTTAAAAACATGCTGACGATGCATGGTTTCCACGTCATCCCACCAAAAACCGGAAAAACGCGTGAAGCGTGACAAAACCGATGAGGCTACGATCTTCTGTGTGAGGGTATTACGTACACCTTCGCTTCCTTCTgagtttttttagatattttgtttttacactaaaaaaaacttttattcataaggtgaaaataataaataaataaataaaaaagacgAGAAGAAAGAATGGTGGAGATGGTGGTCTGTTTTATTTAGtgtaaagcttcttcttcttttttttatattttattttctattattttgacctgaggaagaaagtgacaataaggaaaaaaaaaaccataattggagaaaaaataaaatagtaggatttgttttttcaataaatTGAGAGTAGTTTAAAGGAAGTGAAGAacggtttggttttggtggtggtggtcgaGAAAAAagagtgcttttttttttctttctctgtgaTCACATTTCTCAAAAGGTAGAGCAAATCttttatctctgtttctttgattaCTTCTTAGAAAAATCTGAGAAAATCccaggaaaaaaatatatgaacttGAAGGAGTTCCATTAATGGATTGATTAGTCAGTCACTGGATATTAGTTTCACTTGCATCcttatttatcaattttttttagtttttttttgggttttctcaagttatttgttttttgtttaaaattgatTTGCTGATTGGGAATATGATTAGTTTTTCCATGTTGGAAAAATGGTTAATTATGGATCTGTTAagtgtttatttttggttttttaaagtTGGAAACTTTGTATCACGAACTAACAAACTCTTCCCTTCTCTCctagcttttaattttttaattattcgtTTCTGCAGTTTTTTAATTCTGTTATcatgttttatgtttatgtataCCTTTAATCAGAAGACAAAAAGATTCatccttttcaatttttttttttgcagtgaaAATCAATAGAGCGGGAAAGATTTgagctttatttgttttttttggccatGGGAGATGATGAGCTGTCTCACCTCaaattctctcttttgcttGAATCATCAGCCTGCAATGATCTCTCCGGTTTTAAGTCTctagttgaagaagaaggtctCGAGAATATTGATCGGTCTGGTTTATGGTATGGGAGGAGGTTAGGATCAAAGAAGATGGGTTTTGAGGAGAGGACACCTCTTATGATCGCTGCATTGTTTGGAAGCAAAGATATTGTTGATTATATCATTAGTACTGGTCTTGTTGATGTGAACCGCTCCTGTGGCTCTGATGGTGCCACGGCCCTTCACTGCGCTATCTCTGGCTTGTCTGCGAATAGTCTTGAGGTCGTTACTCTTCTTCTGAAGGGTTCAGCGGATCCGGATTCTTGTGATGCTTATGGTAACAAGCCTGGAGACGTTATTTTTCCTTGTTTGAGTCCTGTTTTTGGCGCTAGGAAAAAGGTTTTGGAGCGTTTGTTAAAAGGGAACGATGATTTGAATGTGCAAGAAGAAGGGGAGAGAGAGGTTGAGgctgaggttgaggttgaggtttcagtttcagtttcgCCTCCTCCGGGGTCTGAGAGGAAGGAGTATCCGGTTGATCCCACGCTTCCTGATATCAAAAACGGTATCTACGGGACAGATGAGTTCCGGATGTATGCTTTCAAGATCAAGCCGTGCTCTAGAGCGTACTCTCACGACTGGACAGAATGCCCTTTTGTCCATCCAGGTGAGAACGCAAGGAGGCGTGATCCGAGGAAGTACCATTACAGCTGTGTCCCATGTCCTGAGTTCCGGAAAGGGTCTTGTTCCAGAGGTGATACTTGCGAGTATGCTCACGGTATCTTTGAGTGCTGGCTTCACCCTGCTCAGTACCGGACCCGTCTCTGCAAGGATGAGACAAATTGCTCAAGAagagtttgtttctttgctcacAAACCCGAAGAGCTGCGTCCTTTGTACCCTTCAACTGGATCAGGTGTTCCTTCCCCACGGTCTTCCTTTTCATCTTGCAATTCGTCTTCTGCTTACGACATGGCACCGATCAGCCCTCTTCCTCTAGGTGCATCAGCTACACCTCCTTTGAGTCCTAACGGCGTATCCTCTCCTATGGGTGGTGGGAAAACGTGGATGAACTGGCCTACCATTACCCCTCCTGCATTGCAGCTCCCAGGAAGTAGATTGAAATCTGCGTTGAACGCAAGAGAAATCGATTTCTCTGAAGAGATTCAAAGTCTTTCTTCTCCAAATAGATGGAACAACAACACACCCATGTCAGTTGCTTCATCTCCGTTCTCTGGTAAAGGAATGAACATGCTTGCGGGAGGAGCAATGAGCCCTGTGAATAGCCTAACTGATATGTTTGGGACGGAAGATAATAATACATCGGGTTTGCAGATCCGACGCAGCATTATTAACCCGCAGCTGCATCCCAACAGTCTATCTTCATCACCTGTGGGAGCCAATTCTCTGTTTTCCATGGATTCCTCCACAGTAATGGCTTCAAGAGCGGCTGAATTTGCTAAACAGCGAAGCCAAAGCTTCACAGAACGCAACAATGGACTGAATCACCATCCTGCAATCTCTTCCATGACTTCAACTTGTCTAAACGACTGGGCCTCATTGGACGGGAAACTTGACTGGAGTGTCCAAGGAGACGAGCTACAAAAGCTTAGAAATTCCACTTCTTTCCGTCTCAGAGCTGGTGGCATGGAACCAAGACTGCCTAACGAAGGGACCGGGCTCGAAGAACCAGATGTCTCTTGGGTTGAGCCGCTGGTGAAAGAGCCACAGGAGACAAGACTAGCTCCGGTTTGGATGGAGCAATCGTACATGGAGACAGAACAGACTGTGGCTTGAATCAAAGTTTTGAACTTTCATTAACTGTTCCACAAGAAAGATTCCGAGAGGTCGTTTGCTAATCCTattacattttatttgtttaatgttttgttatttttctttagaacaataaaaaaaattcttgggGGCAAAAGAGAGTTCGTttgtgtctctctctttctccacagAAAAACAGAGGTGAGAAGGtttccaaaaccaaaagaaacctTCAATTTACATCACTTCCCTTGATTCTTTACTATTCACAATGagtaattgatttattttttttcttgctaatAATCACTCTAAATCTTATATATGTTTAGTAATATTATAAT
It encodes the following:
- the LOC104726436 gene encoding zinc finger CCCH domain-containing protein 66-like, which gives rise to MGDDELSHLKFSLLLESSACNDLSGFKSLVEEEGLENIDRSGLWYGRRLGSKKMGFEERTPLMIAALFGSKDIVDYIISTGLVDVNRSCGSDGATALHCAISGLSANSLEVVTLLLKGSADPDSCDAYGNKPGDVIFPCLSPVFGARKKVLERLLKGNDDLNVQEEGEREVEAEVEVEVSVSVSPPPGSERKEYPVDPTLPDIKNGIYGTDEFRMYAFKIKPCSRAYSHDWTECPFVHPGENARRRDPRKYHYSCVPCPEFRKGSCSRGDTCEYAHGIFECWLHPAQYRTRLCKDETNCSRRVCFFAHKPEELRPLYPSTGSGVPSPRSSFSSCNSSSAYDMAPISPLPLGASATPPLSPNGVSSPMGGGKTWMNWPTITPPALQLPGSRLKSALNAREIDFSEEIQSLSSPNRWNNNTPMSVASSPFSGKGMNMLAGGAMSPVNSLTDMFGTEDNNTSGLQIRRSIINPQLHPNSLSSSPVGANSLFSMDSSTVMASRAAEFAKQRSQSFTERNNGLNHHPAISSMTSTCLNDWASLDGKLDWSVQGDELQKLRNSTSFRLRAGGMEPRLPNEGTGLEEPDVSWVEPLVKEPQETRLAPVWMEQSYMETEQTVA